The Klebsiella sp. RIT-PI-d genomic sequence TGCTGAACGACTAAGATCCGCCGTGCTGTTCTGGTAGTTTTTACCCTCAACGGCCCACCCTTGCCGGGTATTTATTGCGCCCTGCGGCCATGCTGCATACAGCGCCTGCAAATTCGCAAGAGAAGGAACTTTATCCCTGCCGCATATGCCAGAAATCCCGTGAAAATCGGCGGTGCTCCAGGTTTCATTATCTTCAGTATTGCTTCCGGCGAGAGCATCGTTGGGCAGTTCGGCTGACAGCAGCGGACGCCTGAATACGGTGCCATCCGTGGCGGTTACCGTTTCCGGCATGTGCCCCCACATCAGGGCTTTATCGCTATCAGGGCTGGTTATCACTGTAAAGATGGTTTCAATGCTGGCGCTAACGCTATCGTTACCGTACAGCGCTACGGTAATGGCTACTTTCGTGCCATGCGTATTCGGACGAGTAATGCTGATAATTTTGCTGCCGTCCGGGCCTGTCAGACCACCAATTTTGGTTATGGTGTCATTAAGTGACTCACCGTCGATTATCACAGGCGATACAATATTGTCGCCGCTACCAGCAATGTGTTTTATCCCCTGGCGCGTATAGCCATCACCACGACTAAGAGTGAACGCAGCGTCCGGTACTGGATTGCCCTGCGTGTTAGTCACGGTGACTTTCAGGCGTAACGTCTCACCTTTTTTTAACTTCGCCGCGTTCAGGCTTTCATTCCATTGACCGCTATCAACAGGCACAATAGTAATCTTCGATGCAATCGGGTTATCGCTGGTAAGACAGCTGGTATACAGAATGCCGTCCCCTTTTACGCCCGTCGTTCCGTTATCCAGCGCCATATTTTTCCAGGTCGTGCTACTGGCTGCGGTGGCTGACCAGTAAGATTCAGCGACAGGCCATCCCAGAATGCTATGCATTTTTCCTGCGCTATTGGTAGCGTAGAGTTGTTCCAGCTGGTCGATACGGGGCAAACGGTTTACGGTACATCCCCCTGACTGCAGATCATCTTTTGCACTCGCGTGTGTCACCAGTGCCCATGTCTCATTGTCTTCAAGTCTTGTGTTGGCTGAGCTAACTTCTCCAGCCAGTTTTGGCCGTTCAAATGTCAGATCACCGACGGTAATATTGTCAGCCATGTGACCCCACATGTTCGCCTTTGGCGTATCCGGGCTGCCGGGTACCGTAAACTTTACGCTGCGTGAAATGGGGGTGGTGATCAGTGAATTGACCGGAATGATAGTTAACGTTGTCAGTAATCCCACTCCCTGTGGCTGAGAAATAACCAACGATGCATTACCCTGTTCATCGGTCATTCCCTCATAGGTCATTGATGCCTGTGAAGGGCCAAAAGCGACTCCGTCTATCAACAATGCTCCGTCTGTGGGGTCGGTAAATCCCGTGACCAGCCCTTTACGATTCTTACCGTGTGTCATTGTTACCGTAAAGACGGCATCAGGGACAACTAAACCATTCAGCGCATTAACAGAATGCACCGTCATGATAATGTCCTCCCCTACTTTTGCTGACGCCTGATGCGAGCTGTCATCATTGTTGAATTTCACATCAAGCTGAGTGACCAGTTCATTTCCTGAGCAGGTAAGATAATTGGCCTGGCTGCCGGTAAATTTTTCATCGGCACCGTTTGCCAGGTTAACCGCAATCGTCTGTGAGCCGTCGGTATCAGCAGAAATATAGCTATGTCCAGCTGTTGGCCAGCCAAAACGGGTGAACATCGCGTTTGCGGAATGCGCGTTATATAGCGCATCCAGAGTAGCTTGCCCCGGCACTTGTCCCTTGCCGCACTGGCTGGTCGCTGCCGTCACCGAATTGAACGTGGCCCATTCTTCATGGTTCTCTACTGTGACGCCGGTACTGGATTTTGCTTCGCCGGCAAGCAGAGGACGCTTATAAATATTGCCCGCATCTACTACGCCCTGCATGTGACCCCACATGCGGGCCTGCGCAACATTGGGGCTGGTTAGTACGGTAAAAATAACATTGGCAGTCGCTTCTGTACCGTCAGCTAATACCACACGCAGTGGAGTTAATACTCCTGCACCACGATCCTGGGTTAAATTGATGGATAAATTACCATTCGCATCGGTTATGCCATGATAGCGATTCGGCGTTCCGGCACTTTCGAGCCCAACTGATACTGGATTCTCTTCCCATCCGAAAGCGACGCCTTCAGCACGGGCTTGCGTATTAGTTTGTCCTTTACGGTTTTGCTCATCGCCGACGTACAGATCGAAATAACGATAGGGTAATCCTTTTCCGGTGGCTTTATCGGTGATTGATACCTTCATGCTAATGGATTGCCCTACCTGCACTTTCGCCGCATTTGAGCCGCTGTCCATGTTATCCAGTGATAGGGTCAGAACCGGTGTTAACGCTGGTGATGCTTTATCAACGCAGCTGACCTCAGAGAATATGTCATCCGGTTCCTGATTGACGCTGTTGTAATTGAGCATGTTTACGGCGAGATGATGAGACGCCAGCGAACCCGGTGAAGATGACCAATATTGATTGTTACCTGCTACTGGCCATCCAATAGTGGTCATCAGATCGCCACGCGCCAGTTTCAGTCCTGTAAGCTGCCGCGCGTCAGGCAGCACATCACAATATTCATCAGCGTCATGCCAGTTAAACAGCGCCCAGGTTTCATTATTCGCACTGACATTCTGGGTTGCGGCTTTGCTTTCCGCTGCCAGCGCAGGACGGGTAAACGTATACGATACCCCGTCAATTTTTATGGTGCTGTTATCGGACATATGCCCCCACATATTTGCAGCCGCGTTATCCGGGCTGGTCATCGTGGTGAATATCACGGCGATAGTTGCGCTTAAGGTATCGTTGCCCGACGGCTTAACCACCAGCGGTGTTTTGACTCCAGGACCATTGTTTTGGCTGACGATCACGGTTGCATTACCGTTAATATCCGTAACGCCGTGGTATTCGGTTGATGTGGTGGTAAGGACAGTATTATCAACGTATACCGGCGCGGTATTATTCACACTTCCCTGCCGGTTTAACGCATCGCCTCGCATAATCGTAAAGGCAGTATTGCCTACCGCTTCGCCCTGGCAATCACGAGTGGTGATGGTGAGTGTAATGTTTTCACCGGCTTTCACTTTCGCAGCATTGAGTGTGGTATCGAAATGATCGGCCGAGACGGCGATCGGTTCGGAAACCGCTGCGGTAATATCAATTGCGATCTTCTGGTTTAATAGCGGGATGGCAGTGCTGTAAGGCGTCCCGGTTAAGGTTTGAAGATACAGCGTCGGCTGGACGTCAGAGGGCCTGTCTACCTGCGGCCAGATAATGAGATGGCGACCCGCCATATTCTGGGCGCAAAAACTTTTATTCGCCTCAGGCTGAGGGTTAAGCGGCGTGTCGGGCGTGGCTGCATCAGCCCATACTAAGTGAACAGGAGGAGGCTGGTTCTCCCAACGCAGGGGAGCAACGGCAAAGAGATCGCCTTCCGTATCAGCAGGATTAATGACCTGCAATGCGCTGGATTTATCGTCAACGCTAAAGTCATGCGGCATGGCAGTGAAAGCAACCTCATGCGCCTGCGCAGGGCTCAGTACAATACTCCCCTGATAAACCGGAATAGCTGCGCCATCTGCCTGTGGAACAGTTCCATTGATAGCCTCTGTTGACGTATTTAGCTCCTGCCATATACCGTCGTTAAGTGCAGCCGATACGGGCGCAAGATATGCTCCCCCGATAAGCAGTATCGCGACTAAAAATCGGCGTACCCTTTTGAATTGCAGACTGCCACGCATTAACCCTACCACCTGTTTTTACCGTTAACTCAACACGCTTTGTTTAACCCTTAGCTGAACAAAACGCGCGGAAACTACCATTCCCTTACGGGAATGGTAGTGCTGCACATTATTTGCGCTGGTAATCGATAGACAGTCCATACCCCTGGACGCCATCGTTGCCAAGAGTAACGCCGCCGGACTCAATATTGTCGAACGCGGTTTTTGCTTCGGCATTGGTAACCGGAATAACCAGATCGCCATCATTGCGCGCGGCATTAACGATGCCTCCGGCCGCACCCAGTTGCAGGCTGGTACCGGTGAATTTCCAACGGTAGTGGTAATCGCCAGTGACTTCTTCGCCGGTCTGGTATTTGTTGTCGCCGTTTTTATCTTTCCACAGCAGAACTTTATAGGTGGTATTGGTTTTAAGTTTAGTATCGCTACCCAGCAGATTAGTGGTGGTGCCGGACTCGTAAATCACGACTTTAACGTTGTCGTCAACAACCGGACCTTCCGGAATATCGTCGTCATCTGAACCGCCGCCGGCATTCGTAGACAAGTCGGAGAGTTGCAGGAGAGGTGCTATATTCGGATCGCCGGTGGTGGTGGTCGGGATGATTTTGATCCCAATATAGTAGTCAGCATCCTCGGTCCTAATGGTGTAACTGTCCTGACCGGTTGTGCCGCTGATTTCGACTGCATCAGAACCATCCTGCTGCTTAGACCGCATCCACACAACCGTGGCTTTAGTTGCCACATTGCCCACATCCAGATCGCCTTCGGTATCGCCAATAGCCCAGTTAACGGAAACTTTATCACCGACATGGAACTGCTTATCACCCTCAGTGCCGTTCAATACACGAGTACCGCG encodes the following:
- a CDS encoding SinI family autotransporter-associated protein, which codes for MQVNLQRQLTKVAIALAVAGYCSFPAMAANGNLKGGQWHIVSESTGAIQGTVPWITRSADNVAEGDKNHVTVTIDRGTRVLNGTEGDKQFHVGDKVSVNWAIGDTEGDLDVGNVATKATVVWMRSKQQDGSDAVEISGTTGQDSYTIRTEDADYYIGIKIIPTTTTGDPNIAPLLQLSDLSTNAGGGSDDDDIPEGPVVDDNVKVVIYESGTTTNLLGSDTKLKTNTTYKVLLWKDKNGDNKYQTGEEVTGDYHYRWKFTGTSLQLGAAGGIVNAARNDGDLVIPVTNAEAKTAFDNIESGGVTLGNDGVQGYGLSIDYQRK